Proteins encoded together in one Deltaproteobacteria bacterium window:
- the hslV gene encoding ATP-dependent protease subunit HslV: MFKGTTIIAVRHNGKVVMAGDGQVTLGDSIIKHTAKKVRRLYNDTILAGFAGSTADAFTLFDRFGTKLEENRGNLMKSAVQLAKDWRTDKILHRLEALLIVADKSLSLLLSGTGDIIEPDDNIITIGSGGNYALAAARAMVQFTNLDAKAIAENALKIASDICIYTNNNIITEEL; encoded by the coding sequence ATGTTTAAAGGTACAACAATTATAGCTGTAAGGCATAACGGAAAAGTGGTTATGGCTGGAGACGGCCAGGTCACACTTGGAGATAGTATAATAAAACATACCGCAAAAAAGGTCAGAAGACTTTACAATGATACGATATTAGCGGGCTTTGCAGGCTCTACAGCTGACGCATTTACGTTGTTTGACAGATTCGGGACAAAACTTGAAGAGAACAGAGGAAACCTTATGAAATCGGCTGTTCAACTCGCAAAGGACTGGAGGACGGACAAGATCCTGCACAGGCTTGAGGCGCTTTTAATAGTTGCGGATAAGTCCCTTTCATTGTTACTTTCGGGGACAGGGGATATTATTGAACCCGATGATAATATAATTACTATTGGTTCCGGCGGTAATTATGCACTGGCAGCTGCAAGGGCAATGGTTCAATTTACAAATCTTGATGCAAAGGCAATAGCAGAGAATGCGCTTAAAATTGCTTCAGATATATGTATTTACACAAACAATAACATAATAACAGAAGAACTGTAA